A region of Apus apus isolate bApuApu2 chromosome 14, bApuApu2.pri.cur, whole genome shotgun sequence DNA encodes the following proteins:
- the BRAT1 gene encoding BRCA1-associated ATM activator 1 isoform X3, translating into MSTQRSWRIQRGRQRFAVSPECSLLLPRVCAALADPRRPGCDDTCLEKLLDWFRLLSTHGGLDVIFALQGDPSLFVASAATQLLVHVLILSAESEPTKPATTKDCDWPECAQMIIKHIEDSLRSSSASHIKQSLKLLTSLFGSCHAAWTEVLWSGVAKQIESFLMEETSQAQPLLANLLLNMAWSPVFNGTEGSFWALVTSALEHLTPVQVGPLAVGILRIYKCPQDVRIKALTVLLQPMDCILRAASQPLEYSGLLDESVSDPTTVESLLSSKSSCAGLLCQTLTHLEQLLSWVHLPVDLPCTSLLHSLMTILQFCNGLLSPASPLGSTISRILINSSRVQGSALDVLAALSEQKGCDTLIGSVFDVLLAYLESPNSSPTVLKKTFQATAKWLVHLQKLSCSNSQWQHTEKVLEGVFLVLQKRLYSPCWEVRDSSLEFLTVLIKHLRDQEQFRKSLLSSELPRLTQDLLEDPESYVRASAVTAVGHLAFITYFAPESPVTGNWYNKENTVEKLQEILSMDPEGFPRRAVISIFTEWLRQGCTAQLQDTEQFVSRVIQTVEHDLDWEVRLGGLELAEIFCNQTIYQHGLSECPYAPVSAAVTSSVHQEEVLKILCRAKLFHFLFQSLCDCDKPVGQKACDLLIVLRSTFYPVSTLEASEQIGNSPATPAIAWLQRTLRQGSLAQNFPTDGADFQDPESMMLALGTIDLEELHDELNKSTDHLEKSPKSLLEDILATVGTTEENEADCY; encoded by the exons ATGTCCACCCAGAGGTCGTGGCGCATCCAGCGGGGCCGCCAGCGCTTCGCCGTCAGCCCCGagtgctccctcctgctgccgcGCGTTTGCGCTGCCCTGGCCGACCCGCGGCGTCCCGGCTGCGATGACAcctgcctggagaagctgctcGACTGGTTCCGTCTCCTGAGCACGCACG GAGGCTTAGATGTGATCTTCGCTCTGCAAGGGGATCCCAGCCTGTTTGTGGCTTCAGCTGCCACTCAGCTTCTGGTGCACGTGCTCATCCTCTCTGCAGAGTCTGAACCAACTAAACCTGCCACCACAAAGGACTGTGACTGGCCTGAGTGTGCCCAAATGATTATAAAGCATATAGAAGATTCCCTTCGgtccagctctgcctctcacATCAAGCAGTCACTAAAGCTGTTAACTAGTTTGTTTGGCAGTTGCCATGCTGCGTGGACTGAAGTGCTTTGGTCAGGTGTAGCAAAGCAAATAGAATCCTTCTTGATGGAAGAGACTTCTCAAGCACAGCCCTTGCTGGCCAATCTTTTGCTTAACATGGCATG GTCCCCTGTGTTTAATGGCACTGAAGGAAGTTTTTGGGCATTAGTGACTTCTGCTCTGGAACACTTAACCCCAGTACAAGTGGGTCCTTTGGCAGTGGGAATTCTGAGGATCTACAAATG CCCACAAGATGTGAGGATTAAGGCACTGACTGTTCTACTTCAGCCAATGGACTGTATTTTGAGAGCAGCCTCCCAACCTCTGGAATACTCAG GTTTGCTGGATGAGTCTGTTAGTGATCCCACCACTGTTGAAAGTCTTCTGTCTTCCAAGTCATCTTGTGCTGGTCTCCTGTGTCAGACCCTCACTCATCTGGAACAGCTGCTGTCTTGG GTTCATTTGCCAGTGGATTTACCCTGCACATCTTTGCTGCACTCTCTCATGACAATATTGCAGTTCTGTAATGGCCTCTTGAGTCCAGCTTCTCCTCTGGGAAGCACCATAAGCCGCATCTTGATCAATTCCTCCAGAGTACAGGGATCAGCTCTTGATGTCCTGGCAGCACTGTCTGAGCAAAAAG GCTGTGACACCCTCATAGGAAGTGTATTTGATGTCCTTCTGGCATACCTGGAGAGTCCAAACAGCAGCCCTACT gttctgaagaaaacatttcaggcTACAGCCAAGTGGTTGGTGCACTTGCAGAAACTGTCCTGCTCCAACAGTCAGTGGCAACACACTGAGAAGGTTTTGGAAG GGGTGTTTCTGGTGCTACAGAAGCGTTTGTACAGTCCTTGCTGGGAAGTAAGAGATTCTTCTCTGGAGTTCCTCACTGTCCTGATCAAACATTTGAGAG ACCAGGAGCAGTTCAGGAAGTCTCTTCTGTCTTCAGAGTTGCCAAGGCTTACACAAGATCTTCTTGAGGATCCAGAAAGTTATGTGCGAGCGAGTGCCGTGACTGCTGTGGGACACTTGGCCTTCATCACTTACTTTGCTCCAGAGTCACCTGTCACAGGGAACTGGTATAATAAAGAG AACACTGTAGAAAAGCTTCAAGAAATCCTGTCAATGGACCCAGAGGGCTTTCCCAGGAGGGCTGTGATTAGCATCTTCACTGAGTGGCTGAGACAGggctgcacagctcagctgcaagATACAGAGCAGTTTGTCTCTAGAGTGATCCAGACTGTGGAGCATGACTTAGACTGGGAAGTCAGACTTGGTGGTTTGGAACTGGCTGAAATTTTCTGTAATCAGACAATTTACCAACATGGCCTTTCTGAATGCCCATATGCTCCTGTCTCAGCTGCAGTCACTAGTTCTGTTCATCAGGAGGAGGTGCTGAAGATACTCTGCCGAGCAAAACTGTTCCactttttgtttcagtctttgTGTGACTGTGACAAACCAGTAGGTCAGAAAGCATGTGATTTACTGATTGTCTTAAGAAGTACCTTCTATCCAGTTAGTACCCTGGAAGCTTCAGAGCAGATTGGAAATTCACCTGCAACACCTGCCATTGCCTGGTTACAGAGGACACTAAGGCAGGGTTCTCTGGCCCAGAACTTCCCCACAGATGGGGCAGATTTTCAAGATCCAGAGAGCATGATGCTGGCTTTGGGTACAATAGACTTAGAAGAGCTACATGATGAGCTAAATAAAAGTACTGACCATTTGGAGAAAAGCCCCAAGTCCCTCTTAGAGGACATCCTTGCTACTGTGGGCACTACAGAGGAGAATGAAGCAGACTGTTACTGA
- the BRAT1 gene encoding BRCA1-associated ATM activator 1 isoform X2: MSTQRSWRIQRGRQRFAVSPECSLLLPRVCAALADPRRPGCDDTCLEKLLDWFRLLSTHDPSVELLQDNPCLTEFITSVLALPEPSPSILSFTLQLAGILAASENRFQLLQQEQLLVKLFGREGPLDSGAWGDASVRSGWVRGVHSMMQHQPALRFLCPAGGLDVIFALQGDPSLFVASAATQLLVHVLILSAESEPTKPATTKDCDWPECAQMIIKHIEDSLRSSSASHIKQSLKLLTSLFGSCHAAWTEVLWSGVAKQIESFLMEETSQAQPLLANLLLNMAWSPVFNGTEGSFWALVTSALEHLTPVQVGPLAVGILRIYKCPQDVRIKALTVLLQPMDCILRAASQPLEYSGLLDESVSDPTTVESLLSSKSSCAGLLCQTLTHLEQLLSWVHLPVDLPCTSLLHSLMTILQFCNGLLSPASPLGSTISRILINSSRVQGSALDVLAALSEQKGCDTLIGSVFDVLLAYLESPNSSPTVLKKTFQATAKWLVHLQKLSCSNSQWQHTEKVLEGVFLVLQKRLYSPCWEVRDSSLEFLTVLIKHLRELPRLTQDLLEDPESYVRASAVTAVGHLAFITYFAPESPVTGNWYNKENTVEKLQEILSMDPEGFPRRAVISIFTEWLRQGCTAQLQDTEQFVSRVIQTVEHDLDWEVRLGGLELAEIFCNQTIYQHGLSECPYAPVSAAVTSSVHQEEVLKILCRAKLFHFLFQSLCDCDKPVGQKACDLLIVLRSTFYPVSTLEASEQIGNSPATPAIAWLQRTLRQGSLAQNFPTDGADFQDPESMMLALGTIDLEELHDELNKSTDHLEKSPKSLLEDILATVGTTEENEADCY; this comes from the exons ATGTCCACCCAGAGGTCGTGGCGCATCCAGCGGGGCCGCCAGCGCTTCGCCGTCAGCCCCGagtgctccctcctgctgccgcGCGTTTGCGCTGCCCTGGCCGACCCGCGGCGTCCCGGCTGCGATGACAcctgcctggagaagctgctcGACTGGTTCCGTCTCCTGAGCACGCACG ATccttctgtggagctgctgcaggacaacCCCTGTCTGACAGAGTTCATCACCTCTGTGCTGGCACTTCCAGAGCCCAGCCCGAGCATCCTCTCCTTTACTCTGCAGTTAGCTGGGATACTTGCTGCTTCCGAAAACCGCTTCCAACTCTTGCAG caggagcagctgttgGTCAAGCTCTTTGGCCGGGAGGGGCCCCTGGACAGCGGCGCCTGGGGGGACGCGTCGGTGCGGAGCGGGTGGGTGAGGGGCGTGCACAGCATGatgcagcaccagcctgccctgcgcttcctctgccctgctg GAGGCTTAGATGTGATCTTCGCTCTGCAAGGGGATCCCAGCCTGTTTGTGGCTTCAGCTGCCACTCAGCTTCTGGTGCACGTGCTCATCCTCTCTGCAGAGTCTGAACCAACTAAACCTGCCACCACAAAGGACTGTGACTGGCCTGAGTGTGCCCAAATGATTATAAAGCATATAGAAGATTCCCTTCGgtccagctctgcctctcacATCAAGCAGTCACTAAAGCTGTTAACTAGTTTGTTTGGCAGTTGCCATGCTGCGTGGACTGAAGTGCTTTGGTCAGGTGTAGCAAAGCAAATAGAATCCTTCTTGATGGAAGAGACTTCTCAAGCACAGCCCTTGCTGGCCAATCTTTTGCTTAACATGGCATG GTCCCCTGTGTTTAATGGCACTGAAGGAAGTTTTTGGGCATTAGTGACTTCTGCTCTGGAACACTTAACCCCAGTACAAGTGGGTCCTTTGGCAGTGGGAATTCTGAGGATCTACAAATG CCCACAAGATGTGAGGATTAAGGCACTGACTGTTCTACTTCAGCCAATGGACTGTATTTTGAGAGCAGCCTCCCAACCTCTGGAATACTCAG GTTTGCTGGATGAGTCTGTTAGTGATCCCACCACTGTTGAAAGTCTTCTGTCTTCCAAGTCATCTTGTGCTGGTCTCCTGTGTCAGACCCTCACTCATCTGGAACAGCTGCTGTCTTGG GTTCATTTGCCAGTGGATTTACCCTGCACATCTTTGCTGCACTCTCTCATGACAATATTGCAGTTCTGTAATGGCCTCTTGAGTCCAGCTTCTCCTCTGGGAAGCACCATAAGCCGCATCTTGATCAATTCCTCCAGAGTACAGGGATCAGCTCTTGATGTCCTGGCAGCACTGTCTGAGCAAAAAG GCTGTGACACCCTCATAGGAAGTGTATTTGATGTCCTTCTGGCATACCTGGAGAGTCCAAACAGCAGCCCTACT gttctgaagaaaacatttcaggcTACAGCCAAGTGGTTGGTGCACTTGCAGAAACTGTCCTGCTCCAACAGTCAGTGGCAACACACTGAGAAGGTTTTGGAAG GGGTGTTTCTGGTGCTACAGAAGCGTTTGTACAGTCCTTGCTGGGAAGTAAGAGATTCTTCTCTGGAGTTCCTCACTGTCCTGATCAAACATTTGAGAG AGTTGCCAAGGCTTACACAAGATCTTCTTGAGGATCCAGAAAGTTATGTGCGAGCGAGTGCCGTGACTGCTGTGGGACACTTGGCCTTCATCACTTACTTTGCTCCAGAGTCACCTGTCACAGGGAACTGGTATAATAAAGAG AACACTGTAGAAAAGCTTCAAGAAATCCTGTCAATGGACCCAGAGGGCTTTCCCAGGAGGGCTGTGATTAGCATCTTCACTGAGTGGCTGAGACAGggctgcacagctcagctgcaagATACAGAGCAGTTTGTCTCTAGAGTGATCCAGACTGTGGAGCATGACTTAGACTGGGAAGTCAGACTTGGTGGTTTGGAACTGGCTGAAATTTTCTGTAATCAGACAATTTACCAACATGGCCTTTCTGAATGCCCATATGCTCCTGTCTCAGCTGCAGTCACTAGTTCTGTTCATCAGGAGGAGGTGCTGAAGATACTCTGCCGAGCAAAACTGTTCCactttttgtttcagtctttgTGTGACTGTGACAAACCAGTAGGTCAGAAAGCATGTGATTTACTGATTGTCTTAAGAAGTACCTTCTATCCAGTTAGTACCCTGGAAGCTTCAGAGCAGATTGGAAATTCACCTGCAACACCTGCCATTGCCTGGTTACAGAGGACACTAAGGCAGGGTTCTCTGGCCCAGAACTTCCCCACAGATGGGGCAGATTTTCAAGATCCAGAGAGCATGATGCTGGCTTTGGGTACAATAGACTTAGAAGAGCTACATGATGAGCTAAATAAAAGTACTGACCATTTGGAGAAAAGCCCCAAGTCCCTCTTAGAGGACATCCTTGCTACTGTGGGCACTACAGAGGAGAATGAAGCAGACTGTTACTGA
- the BRAT1 gene encoding BRCA1-associated ATM activator 1 isoform X1 yields the protein MSTQRSWRIQRGRQRFAVSPECSLLLPRVCAALADPRRPGCDDTCLEKLLDWFRLLSTHDPSVELLQDNPCLTEFITSVLALPEPSPSILSFTLQLAGILAASENRFQLLQQEQLLVKLFGREGPLDSGAWGDASVRSGWVRGVHSMMQHQPALRFLCPAGGLDVIFALQGDPSLFVASAATQLLVHVLILSAESEPTKPATTKDCDWPECAQMIIKHIEDSLRSSSASHIKQSLKLLTSLFGSCHAAWTEVLWSGVAKQIESFLMEETSQAQPLLANLLLNMAWSPVFNGTEGSFWALVTSALEHLTPVQVGPLAVGILRIYKCPQDVRIKALTVLLQPMDCILRAASQPLEYSGLLDESVSDPTTVESLLSSKSSCAGLLCQTLTHLEQLLSWVHLPVDLPCTSLLHSLMTILQFCNGLLSPASPLGSTISRILINSSRVQGSALDVLAALSEQKGCDTLIGSVFDVLLAYLESPNSSPTVLKKTFQATAKWLVHLQKLSCSNSQWQHTEKVLEGVFLVLQKRLYSPCWEVRDSSLEFLTVLIKHLRDQEQFRKSLLSSELPRLTQDLLEDPESYVRASAVTAVGHLAFITYFAPESPVTGNWYNKENTVEKLQEILSMDPEGFPRRAVISIFTEWLRQGCTAQLQDTEQFVSRVIQTVEHDLDWEVRLGGLELAEIFCNQTIYQHGLSECPYAPVSAAVTSSVHQEEVLKILCRAKLFHFLFQSLCDCDKPVGQKACDLLIVLRSTFYPVSTLEASEQIGNSPATPAIAWLQRTLRQGSLAQNFPTDGADFQDPESMMLALGTIDLEELHDELNKSTDHLEKSPKSLLEDILATVGTTEENEADCY from the exons ATGTCCACCCAGAGGTCGTGGCGCATCCAGCGGGGCCGCCAGCGCTTCGCCGTCAGCCCCGagtgctccctcctgctgccgcGCGTTTGCGCTGCCCTGGCCGACCCGCGGCGTCCCGGCTGCGATGACAcctgcctggagaagctgctcGACTGGTTCCGTCTCCTGAGCACGCACG ATccttctgtggagctgctgcaggacaacCCCTGTCTGACAGAGTTCATCACCTCTGTGCTGGCACTTCCAGAGCCCAGCCCGAGCATCCTCTCCTTTACTCTGCAGTTAGCTGGGATACTTGCTGCTTCCGAAAACCGCTTCCAACTCTTGCAG caggagcagctgttgGTCAAGCTCTTTGGCCGGGAGGGGCCCCTGGACAGCGGCGCCTGGGGGGACGCGTCGGTGCGGAGCGGGTGGGTGAGGGGCGTGCACAGCATGatgcagcaccagcctgccctgcgcttcctctgccctgctg GAGGCTTAGATGTGATCTTCGCTCTGCAAGGGGATCCCAGCCTGTTTGTGGCTTCAGCTGCCACTCAGCTTCTGGTGCACGTGCTCATCCTCTCTGCAGAGTCTGAACCAACTAAACCTGCCACCACAAAGGACTGTGACTGGCCTGAGTGTGCCCAAATGATTATAAAGCATATAGAAGATTCCCTTCGgtccagctctgcctctcacATCAAGCAGTCACTAAAGCTGTTAACTAGTTTGTTTGGCAGTTGCCATGCTGCGTGGACTGAAGTGCTTTGGTCAGGTGTAGCAAAGCAAATAGAATCCTTCTTGATGGAAGAGACTTCTCAAGCACAGCCCTTGCTGGCCAATCTTTTGCTTAACATGGCATG GTCCCCTGTGTTTAATGGCACTGAAGGAAGTTTTTGGGCATTAGTGACTTCTGCTCTGGAACACTTAACCCCAGTACAAGTGGGTCCTTTGGCAGTGGGAATTCTGAGGATCTACAAATG CCCACAAGATGTGAGGATTAAGGCACTGACTGTTCTACTTCAGCCAATGGACTGTATTTTGAGAGCAGCCTCCCAACCTCTGGAATACTCAG GTTTGCTGGATGAGTCTGTTAGTGATCCCACCACTGTTGAAAGTCTTCTGTCTTCCAAGTCATCTTGTGCTGGTCTCCTGTGTCAGACCCTCACTCATCTGGAACAGCTGCTGTCTTGG GTTCATTTGCCAGTGGATTTACCCTGCACATCTTTGCTGCACTCTCTCATGACAATATTGCAGTTCTGTAATGGCCTCTTGAGTCCAGCTTCTCCTCTGGGAAGCACCATAAGCCGCATCTTGATCAATTCCTCCAGAGTACAGGGATCAGCTCTTGATGTCCTGGCAGCACTGTCTGAGCAAAAAG GCTGTGACACCCTCATAGGAAGTGTATTTGATGTCCTTCTGGCATACCTGGAGAGTCCAAACAGCAGCCCTACT gttctgaagaaaacatttcaggcTACAGCCAAGTGGTTGGTGCACTTGCAGAAACTGTCCTGCTCCAACAGTCAGTGGCAACACACTGAGAAGGTTTTGGAAG GGGTGTTTCTGGTGCTACAGAAGCGTTTGTACAGTCCTTGCTGGGAAGTAAGAGATTCTTCTCTGGAGTTCCTCACTGTCCTGATCAAACATTTGAGAG ACCAGGAGCAGTTCAGGAAGTCTCTTCTGTCTTCAGAGTTGCCAAGGCTTACACAAGATCTTCTTGAGGATCCAGAAAGTTATGTGCGAGCGAGTGCCGTGACTGCTGTGGGACACTTGGCCTTCATCACTTACTTTGCTCCAGAGTCACCTGTCACAGGGAACTGGTATAATAAAGAG AACACTGTAGAAAAGCTTCAAGAAATCCTGTCAATGGACCCAGAGGGCTTTCCCAGGAGGGCTGTGATTAGCATCTTCACTGAGTGGCTGAGACAGggctgcacagctcagctgcaagATACAGAGCAGTTTGTCTCTAGAGTGATCCAGACTGTGGAGCATGACTTAGACTGGGAAGTCAGACTTGGTGGTTTGGAACTGGCTGAAATTTTCTGTAATCAGACAATTTACCAACATGGCCTTTCTGAATGCCCATATGCTCCTGTCTCAGCTGCAGTCACTAGTTCTGTTCATCAGGAGGAGGTGCTGAAGATACTCTGCCGAGCAAAACTGTTCCactttttgtttcagtctttgTGTGACTGTGACAAACCAGTAGGTCAGAAAGCATGTGATTTACTGATTGTCTTAAGAAGTACCTTCTATCCAGTTAGTACCCTGGAAGCTTCAGAGCAGATTGGAAATTCACCTGCAACACCTGCCATTGCCTGGTTACAGAGGACACTAAGGCAGGGTTCTCTGGCCCAGAACTTCCCCACAGATGGGGCAGATTTTCAAGATCCAGAGAGCATGATGCTGGCTTTGGGTACAATAGACTTAGAAGAGCTACATGATGAGCTAAATAAAAGTACTGACCATTTGGAGAAAAGCCCCAAGTCCCTCTTAGAGGACATCCTTGCTACTGTGGGCACTACAGAGGAGAATGAAGCAGACTGTTACTGA